The proteins below are encoded in one region of Apium graveolens cultivar Ventura chromosome 4, ASM990537v1, whole genome shotgun sequence:
- the LOC141720147 gene encoding F-box protein PP2-B15-like, which translates to MVAARQLAIVPWWWLLYDSNSRFSEEVAVLDKGRCVDICGKMKIGMLSPHTTYETYLFFKIYEDACGLDSAKTSIRFVNEREEVPDDEASIVYPDPRTSAHNIEQRNGEFSRWRKDEWMEIKIAEFETGARDDDDEVETRFMSTDTNVLKAGLIVQGFEFRPKQPMAVV; encoded by the exons ATGGTAGCTGCTAGGCAGCTTGCCATTGTTCCTTGGTGGTGGCTGTTATATGATAGTAACTCAAG ATTTTCAGAGGAGGTTGCTGTACTTGACAAGGGGCGGTGTGTTGATATTTGTGGCAAAATGAAAATTGGAATGTTGTCTCCTCACACCACTTATGAAACATATCTTTTCTTTAAAATATATGAGGATGCCTGCGGACTTGATTCGGCAAAGACATCCATTAGATTTGTTAATGAAAGAGAGGAGGTGCCTGATGATGAAGCTAGCATAGTTTATCCTGATCCAAGAACATCTGCACACAACATTGAGCAACGAAATGGAGAGTTTAGTCGGTGGAGGAAGGACGAATGGATGGAGATTAAGATAGCAGAGTTTGAGACTGGTGCAagagatgatgatgatgaggtgGAGACGCGATTTATGTCAACTGATACAAATGTACTCAAGGCTGGCCTTATCGTACAAGGTTTCGAGTTTAGGCCTAAACAACCCATGGCAGTTGTTTAA